In Pungitius pungitius chromosome 2, fPunPun2.1, whole genome shotgun sequence, a single window of DNA contains:
- the rerg gene encoding ras-related and estrogen-regulated growth inhibitor has product MAKSPEVKLAVFGRAGVGKSALVVRFLTRRFIWEYDPTLESTYRHQANIDDEVVTMEILDTAGQEDVQQKEGHVRWGDGFVIVYDITDRGSFEEVAPLRSLLEEVKRPKNVPLVLVGNKSDLDHVRQVGTEEGERLAAEMACAFYECSACANEGGTVAEAFHELCREVRRRKAVQGKARRRSSTTHVKQAINKMLTKISS; this is encoded by the exons CTTTGGTGGTGAGATTTCTGACCAGACGCTTCATCTGGGAGTATGACCCAACACTCG aaTCAACATATCGTCATCAAGCCAACATTGATGATGAGGTCGTTACCATGGAGATTCTGGACACTGCTGGGCAG GAGGACGTCCAGCAGAAGGAGGGCCACGTGCGTTGGGGAGACGGATTTGTCATCGTGTACGACATCACGGACCGGGGAAGCTTCGAGGAGGTGGCGCCGCTCCGCAGTCtcctggaggaggtgaagaggccGAAAAACGTGCCCCTGGTCCTCGTGGGCAACAAGTCCGACCTGGACCACGTCCGGCAGGTGGGCACGGAGGAAGGCGAGCGGCTGGCGGCTGAAATGGCGTGCGCCTTCTACGAATGTTCGGCATGCGCCAACGAGGGCGGCACCGTGGCCGAGGCCTTCCACGAGCTGTGCCGCGAGGTGAGGCGCCGCAAGGCCGTGCAGGGCAAGGCCAGACGCCGCAGCTCCACCACGCACGTCAAACAGGCCATCAACAAGATGCTGACCAAGATCAGCAGCTAG